The Allochromatium tepidum genome has a window encoding:
- the purN gene encoding phosphoribosylglycinamide formyltransferase: protein MPSERAPLSVVALISGSGSNLQALIDAQEQGAPFRILAVISNEPDAFGLERARRHGIATEVLNHRDYPDRAGFDSALAAAIDGHDPGLVVLAGFMRILTPAFVEHYRGRLLNIHPSLLPRYQGLNTHKRALEAGDTEHGASVHFVTAELDGGPVVLQARVPVLPGDDPGTLAARVLKQEHVIYPTVVRWFAEGRLRLEADGRPHLDGEVLDEPRRLDPGQGLT from the coding sequence ATGCCGTCTGAACGCGCGCCGCTGTCGGTCGTCGCGCTCATCTCCGGTAGCGGCAGCAATCTCCAGGCCCTGATCGACGCCCAGGAACAGGGGGCGCCGTTCCGGATCCTTGCCGTCATCAGCAACGAGCCTGACGCCTTCGGGCTGGAGCGCGCGCGTCGTCACGGCATTGCGACCGAGGTTCTGAACCACCGCGACTATCCGGATCGTGCCGGCTTCGACAGTGCCCTCGCGGCGGCGATCGATGGCCATGATCCGGGGCTGGTGGTGCTGGCCGGCTTCATGCGCATCCTGACGCCGGCCTTCGTCGAGCACTATCGCGGGCGGCTGCTCAACATCCATCCATCCCTGCTGCCCAGGTATCAGGGACTAAACACCCACAAACGCGCGCTCGAGGCCGGCGACACCGAGCACGGCGCCAGCGTGCATTTCGTCACGGCTGAACTGGATGGCGGCCCCGTGGTGCTCCAGGCGCGCGTACCCGTGCTGCCCGGAGACGACCCAGGCACGCTGGCCGCGCGGGTGCTGAAGCAGGAGCACGTCATCTATCCGACCGTGGTGCGCTGGTTCGCCGAGGGCCGGCTACGGCTGGAGGCGGATGGACGTCCCCATCTCGATGGCGAGGTGCTGGACGAGCCGCGCCGGCTCGATCCGGGTCAGGGGCTGACCTGA
- the purM gene encoding phosphoribosylformylglycinamidine cyclo-ligase, translated as MPQDSPTPSTALSYRSAGVDIDAGARLVERIKPLAAATRRPGVLDGLGGFGALFELPLERFRHPVLVSGTDGVGTKLKLAIELGRHDTIGIDLVAMCVNDILVSGAEPLFFLDYYATAHLDVEVAATVVSGIARGCELAGCALTGGETAEMPGLYGAGDYDLAGFCVGIVEKDAIIQPSRVRPGDRLIALAASGPHSNGYSLIRKVIETSGADLRQALGETTLGEALLAPTRIYVRSVLSLIGAQHVHALAHITGGGLTENLPRVLPDGTQACIDPDSWTRPAVFDWLQTQGGIAEAEMLRTFNCGVGMVVCVAAEDVETALAHLRAQGETAWVIGRIEATEGEPCVVYQGGVHAV; from the coding sequence GTGCCGCAGGATTCCCCGACCCCATCCACTGCCCTCAGTTACCGCTCGGCCGGTGTCGACATCGACGCCGGCGCCCGACTCGTCGAGCGTATCAAGCCCCTGGCCGCCGCCACGCGCCGCCCCGGCGTGCTCGACGGGCTGGGCGGGTTCGGGGCTCTGTTCGAACTGCCGCTGGAGCGGTTCCGTCATCCCGTACTGGTCTCGGGCACCGACGGCGTGGGCACCAAGCTCAAGCTCGCCATCGAGCTGGGCCGTCACGACACCATCGGCATCGATCTGGTGGCCATGTGCGTCAACGACATCCTGGTCAGCGGGGCCGAGCCGCTGTTCTTCCTCGACTACTATGCCACCGCGCACCTGGACGTCGAGGTCGCGGCGACCGTCGTCAGCGGCATCGCGCGCGGCTGCGAGCTGGCCGGCTGCGCCCTGACCGGCGGCGAGACGGCCGAGATGCCCGGACTCTATGGCGCGGGCGACTATGATCTGGCCGGATTCTGCGTCGGCATCGTCGAGAAGGACGCCATCATCCAGCCCTCGCGGGTCAGGCCGGGCGATCGGCTGATCGCGCTCGCGGCTTCCGGGCCGCATTCCAACGGCTATTCGCTGATCCGCAAGGTCATCGAGACCAGCGGCGCGGATCTGCGTCAGGCCCTGGGTGAAACGACGCTGGGCGAGGCGCTGCTGGCGCCGACGCGCATCTATGTGCGCTCGGTGCTGTCGCTGATCGGTGCGCAGCACGTCCATGCCCTGGCACACATCACAGGCGGCGGTCTGACCGAGAACCTGCCGCGCGTGCTGCCGGACGGCACTCAGGCATGCATCGATCCGGACTCCTGGACCCGTCCGGCCGTATTCGACTGGCTCCAGACCCAGGGCGGCATCGCCGAGGCCGAGATGCTGCGGACCTTCAACTGCGGCGTCGGGATGGTGGTGTGCGTGGCGGCGGAGGACGTCGAGACCGCGCTGGCCCATCTGCGCGCGCAGGGCGAGACCGCCTGGGTCATCGGCCGGATCGAAGCGACCGAGGGCGAGCCCTGTGTCGTCTATCAGGGCGGTGTCCATGCCGTCTGA
- a CDS encoding CDP-alcohol phosphatidyltransferase family protein has product MSLLKPSDIPNIISVIRLITVIPVVYLLVVHEFGWALVLFAAAGISDGLDGFLAKRYHWQSRLGGLLDPLADKTLLVCCFLVLGAHGLIPLWLVLAVIFRDLVIVSGALLYNYRVAEVEAAPILMSKVNTALQILLVVAVILDAGVMDLPEISIAALIWACLITVVVSGTQYVWIWSRKAIRSGWKSD; this is encoded by the coding sequence ATGAGTCTCTTGAAGCCCAGTGATATCCCCAACATCATCAGCGTGATTCGGCTGATCACCGTGATTCCGGTGGTCTATCTGCTCGTGGTCCACGAATTCGGCTGGGCCCTGGTCCTGTTCGCCGCCGCCGGGATCTCCGACGGACTCGACGGCTTTCTGGCCAAGCGTTATCACTGGCAGAGCCGGCTCGGCGGTCTGCTCGACCCGCTGGCCGACAAGACCCTGCTCGTGTGCTGCTTCCTGGTGCTCGGCGCGCATGGACTCATCCCGCTGTGGCTGGTGCTGGCGGTGATCTTCCGCGATCTGGTCATCGTCAGCGGCGCCTTGCTCTACAACTACCGGGTCGCCGAGGTCGAGGCGGCGCCCATACTTATGAGCAAGGTCAACACGGCCCTGCAGATCCTGCTGGTCGTGGCCGTCATTCTCGACGCCGGGGTCATGGATCTGCCGGAGATCTCGATCGCCGCGCTGATCTGGGCCTGCCTGATCACCGTGGTGGTCAGCGGCACGCAATACGTCTGGATCTGGAGCCGCAAGGCGATCCGCAGCGGCTGGAAGTCGGACTGA
- the hda gene encoding DnaA regulatory inactivator Hda → MNGPTPQLHLPLELRPEPTLESYRPGPNAEALDAVAAMARGVGEPYLLLFGAEGTGKTHLLQAACQAVVRAGRQAHFVPLGMADLDPAMLENLERLDLVAIDDIQCIVGDPVWERALFDLFNRLREQGRSLLGAADAAPDSLPFSLPDLASRLLWGPRYRLLPLSDLDCEHLLLEAARERGMRLTPELVRFIMSHHARDPASLLDLLARLDSLSLREQRQPSIPLVRRVMQGSEDSESAA, encoded by the coding sequence TTGAACGGCCCGACCCCGCAACTCCATCTGCCGCTCGAACTGCGACCCGAGCCGACCCTGGAGTCCTATCGGCCGGGGCCGAACGCCGAGGCCCTGGATGCCGTCGCGGCGATGGCGCGGGGCGTGGGTGAACCCTATCTGCTGCTCTTCGGCGCCGAGGGCACGGGCAAGACCCATCTGCTGCAAGCCGCCTGTCAGGCCGTCGTGCGCGCCGGGCGTCAGGCGCATTTCGTGCCGCTCGGGATGGCGGATCTGGATCCGGCGATGCTGGAGAACCTGGAACGGCTGGATCTGGTGGCGATCGACGACATCCAGTGCATCGTCGGTGATCCGGTCTGGGAGCGTGCCCTCTTCGATCTCTTCAACCGGCTGCGCGAGCAAGGGCGCTCACTGCTCGGCGCTGCCGACGCCGCGCCCGACAGCCTGCCGTTCAGCCTGCCGGATCTGGCCTCGCGTCTGCTGTGGGGGCCGCGTTATCGGCTGCTGCCGTTGTCGGATCTCGACTGCGAACACTTGTTGCTCGAAGCGGCGCGCGAACGCGGGATGCGGCTGACCCCGGAGCTGGTGCGCTTCATCATGAGCCACCACGCGCGCGATCCGGCCTCGCTGCTCGACCTGCTGGCGCGGCTCGACAGCCTCAGCCTGCGCGAACAGCGCCAGCCGAGCATTCCGCTGGTCCGTCGCGTCATGCAGGGGTCGGAGGACTCCGAGAGCGCCGCCTGA
- the wrbA gene encoding NAD(P)H:quinone oxidoreductase, producing the protein MSYILILYYSRHGATAEMAHQVARGVEAAGLEARLRTVPAVSAVCEATEPAVPAGGAPYVDLEDLRDCAGLALGSPTRFGNMAAAMKYFLDGTSTLWLSGALAGKPAGVFTSTSSLHGGQEATLLSMMLPLLHHGMLVMGLPYSETDLLHTRSGGTPYGPSHLAGTENDRPLTEEEKRLCQALGRRLATTASRLAG; encoded by the coding sequence ATGAGCTATATCCTGATCCTCTATTACAGCCGCCACGGCGCCACCGCCGAGATGGCGCATCAGGTCGCGCGCGGCGTGGAGGCCGCCGGACTCGAAGCGCGTCTGCGCACGGTGCCGGCCGTCTCCGCCGTGTGCGAGGCCACCGAACCGGCCGTCCCAGCCGGCGGCGCGCCCTATGTGGACCTCGAGGATCTGCGCGACTGCGCGGGTCTGGCGCTCGGCAGTCCGACGCGCTTCGGCAACATGGCGGCGGCCATGAAGTATTTTCTCGACGGCACCAGCACCCTGTGGCTGTCCGGTGCTCTGGCCGGTAAGCCGGCCGGGGTCTTCACCTCGACCTCCAGTCTGCACGGCGGCCAGGAAGCGACCCTGTTGAGCATGATGCTGCCGCTGCTGCATCACGGGATGCTGGTCATGGGTCTGCCGTACAGCGAAACCGATCTGCTGCATACCCGGAGCGGCGGCACGCCCTATGGTCCCTCGCATCTGGCGGGGACCGAGAACGATCGGCCACTGACGGAAGAGGAAAAGCGACTCTGTCAGGCTCTGGGCCGGCGTCTGGCGACCACGGCCTCCCGGCTCGCGGGCTGA
- a CDS encoding acylphosphatase, protein MDERAAEHRVCYRCVVAGRVQGVFFRASTREQAMRLGVTGYARNLSDGRVEVLACGEAAAVAQLRDWLRIGPAMAEVTGVACEPLDYQGRPGFVID, encoded by the coding sequence ATGGACGAGCGAGCCGCCGAGCACCGGGTCTGCTATCGCTGTGTGGTCGCCGGGCGTGTCCAGGGTGTCTTCTTCCGCGCCTCGACGCGCGAGCAGGCGATGCGACTGGGCGTGACCGGCTATGCGCGCAACCTGAGCGATGGGCGTGTCGAGGTGCTGGCCTGCGGTGAGGCGGCCGCCGTGGCGCAACTGCGCGACTGGCTGCGAATCGGGCCGGCCATGGCCGAGGTGACGGGCGTGGCCTGCGAGCCTCTGGACTACCAGGGCCGGCCGGGATTCGTCATCGACTGA
- a CDS encoding metallophosphoesterase, protein MPLRLLQLTDPHLFGDPGGQLLGITTRRSFESVLTLALSGNPPPDALLLTGDLVHDETPAGYRYLRERLRRIGVPHYCIGGNHDIPALMTEHLDSAAPGSVALRRLGRWNLILLDSSTPDSDGGYLTQTQLVRLAELLADEQAPALIALHHHPAAIGSTWIDRIGVANGAELLTLCERHAQIKAVLFGHIHQDFSARHRDCLLLGAPSTCFQFTPGSPDFAIDEIPPGYRELRLYPDGRLETQVVRLEQYAEMPLHLVGGY, encoded by the coding sequence ATGCCGCTTCGTCTTCTGCAACTGACCGACCCCCACCTCTTCGGCGATCCGGGCGGGCAACTGCTGGGCATCACGACGCGCCGCAGCTTCGAGTCCGTCCTGACGCTGGCGCTGTCCGGCAACCCGCCGCCCGACGCCCTGCTCCTGACCGGCGACCTGGTGCACGACGAGACCCCGGCGGGCTATCGTTATCTGCGCGAGCGGCTCAGGAGAATCGGGGTTCCGCACTATTGCATCGGCGGCAACCACGACATCCCGGCCCTGATGACGGAGCACCTGGATTCGGCGGCGCCCGGCTCCGTGGCGCTGCGTCGGCTCGGGCGCTGGAACCTGATCCTGCTCGACTCGAGCACTCCCGACAGCGATGGCGGATACTTGACGCAGACCCAGCTCGTCCGACTCGCCGAGCTGCTGGCCGATGAACAGGCTCCCGCGCTCATCGCCCTGCACCACCATCCGGCGGCCATCGGCAGTACCTGGATCGACCGGATCGGGGTCGCTAACGGCGCCGAACTACTCACTCTTTGCGAACGTCACGCCCAGATCAAGGCCGTCCTCTTCGGCCATATCCATCAGGACTTTTCGGCACGGCATAGAGACTGTCTGCTCCTGGGCGCGCCCTCGACCTGTTTTCAATTCACGCCCGGAAGCCCGGATTTCGCGATCGACGAGATCCCGCCCGGTTATCGTGAACTCAGGCTCTACCCGGACGGCCGCCTCGAAACCCAGGTCGTGCGGCTCGAACAGTACGCGGAGATGCCGCTCCACCTGGTGGGCGGATACTGA